From Ramlibacter tataouinensis, the proteins below share one genomic window:
- a CDS encoding thioredoxin domain-containing protein, with protein MNSIRRQLLLGTCALASLQATGALAQTPASSLHLMRFHAPNTGASDARVNLVEFLDPACEGCRAFHPVVKQILAEHPGRVRLWIRHLAFHRGADFVVRAMEAARRQGRYWETLDRLFATQDEWTRRHTAVPELVLKVLDGGLDLAKLQVDMAAPEIGRMLELDKADATALQIERTPTFYVNGRMLQENGFEPLRAMVREEVRRQYR; from the coding sequence ATGAACAGCATCCGGCGGCAACTGCTTCTGGGGACCTGCGCTCTTGCAAGCTTGCAGGCGACAGGCGCGCTCGCGCAGACACCGGCTTCATCGCTTCACCTCATGCGCTTTCACGCGCCGAACACCGGGGCGAGCGATGCCCGAGTGAATCTGGTCGAGTTCCTCGATCCGGCGTGCGAGGGGTGCAGGGCATTTCATCCAGTGGTCAAGCAGATACTTGCGGAGCACCCCGGCCGGGTCAGGCTCTGGATTCGCCATCTGGCCTTTCATCGGGGGGCGGACTTCGTCGTCAGGGCCATGGAGGCGGCGCGGCGCCAGGGCCGCTATTGGGAGACGCTGGACAGGTTGTTCGCCACTCAGGATGAATGGACCCGAAGGCACACAGCCGTACCGGAACTCGTGCTCAAGGTCCTGGATGGGGGGCTGGACCTTGCCAAACTGCAGGTCGACATGGCGGCCCCGGAAATCGGCCGCATGCTCGAACTCGACAAGGCCGATGCCACGGCACTACAGATCGAGCGCACGCCCACCTTCTACGTCAACGGCCGGATGCTGCAGGAGAACGGATTCGAGCCGCTTCGTGCCATGGTGCGCGAGGAAGTCCGGCGCCAGTACCGGTAA
- the ppa gene encoding inorganic diphosphatase, translated as MSLDQVSPGKNVPDAFNVIIEIPMNADPVKYEVDKETGAIFVDRFMSTSMHYPTNYGYVPKTISGDGDPVDVLVITPVPLIPGVVVPCRPIGILKMQDEAGEDGKVLAVPTDKILSIYTHWQKPEDLNPLRLKTISHFFEHYKDLEPGKWVKIIGWEGPESARKEVLDGIANYKKQHGG; from the coding sequence ATGTCCCTCGATCAAGTCTCCCCCGGAAAGAATGTCCCCGACGCGTTCAACGTGATCATCGAGATCCCGATGAACGCCGACCCCGTCAAGTACGAGGTGGACAAGGAAACCGGCGCCATCTTCGTCGACCGCTTCATGAGCACGTCGATGCACTACCCGACCAACTACGGCTACGTGCCCAAGACCATCAGCGGCGACGGCGACCCCGTGGATGTGCTGGTGATCACGCCGGTGCCGCTGATCCCCGGCGTGGTCGTGCCCTGCCGTCCGATCGGCATCCTGAAGATGCAGGACGAGGCCGGCGAGGACGGCAAGGTGCTGGCCGTGCCGACCGACAAGATCCTGTCGATCTACACGCACTGGCAGAAGCCCGAGGACCTGAACCCCCTGCGGCTCAAGACCATCTCGCACTTCTTCGAGCACTACAAGGACCTCGAGCCCGGCAAGTGGGTGAAGATCATCGGCTGGGAAGGCCCCGAGTCCGCGCGCAAGGAAGTGCTCGACGGCATCGCCAACTACAAGAAGCAGCACGGCGGCTAA
- a CDS encoding NAD+ synthase — translation MTLKLCIAQLNFVVGDTAGNAQKIIAAAKAAYAQGARLMLTPELSICGYPAEDLLLRPAFIAACDDAVKTVARELAGLPGLHVVVGHPTGGDIRSKSVAVPRRFNAASVLSEGRVIETYAKRELPNYQVFDERRYFTPGQGTCVFQVEGVSIGLLICEDAWFEEPALLAREAGAELLAVINASPFHMGKSGERLARMAERARALDLPVLYAHLVGGQDEVVFDGASFAVGADGALAGRAPSFQEDLFMVQAERGRGRLALMAPVAHERSPEAELWDALVLGVRDYIGKNGFPGVLLGLSGGIDSALVLAIAVDALGRDKVRAVMMPSPYTADISWIDARDMAARLGVRYDEISIAPEFESFKASLAGQFKGLPEDTTEENIQARIRGVILMALSNKFGSIVLTTGNKSEMATGYCTLYGDMAGGFAVIKDVLKTTVFRLARWRNVHDPYGTGISPIPERIITRPPSAELRPGQVDQDSLPPYEVLDAILERYMENDQGIEEIIAAGFDRALVERVARLIRINEYKRRQAPVGIRVTHRSFGKDWRYPITGKFTV, via the coding sequence ATGACGCTCAAACTCTGCATTGCCCAGCTCAATTTCGTCGTCGGCGATACGGCGGGCAACGCGCAGAAGATCATCGCCGCGGCCAAGGCGGCCTACGCGCAGGGCGCACGCCTGATGCTCACGCCGGAACTGTCGATCTGCGGCTATCCGGCCGAGGACCTGTTGCTGCGCCCGGCCTTCATCGCCGCCTGCGATGATGCCGTGAAAACGGTGGCCCGCGAGTTGGCCGGGTTACCGGGGCTGCACGTGGTGGTGGGACACCCCACCGGAGGCGACATCCGCAGCAAGTCGGTGGCCGTGCCGCGGCGCTTCAACGCGGCCAGCGTGCTGAGCGAGGGCCGGGTGATCGAGACCTACGCCAAGCGCGAGCTGCCGAACTACCAGGTGTTCGACGAACGCCGCTACTTCACGCCGGGCCAGGGCACCTGCGTGTTCCAGGTCGAGGGCGTCAGCATCGGCCTGTTGATCTGCGAGGACGCCTGGTTCGAGGAACCGGCGCTGCTGGCCCGGGAAGCGGGGGCGGAACTGCTGGCCGTCATCAACGCCTCGCCCTTCCACATGGGCAAGAGCGGCGAGCGCCTGGCGCGCATGGCCGAGCGCGCCCGCGCCCTGGACCTGCCGGTGCTGTATGCGCACCTGGTCGGCGGACAGGACGAGGTGGTGTTCGACGGCGCTTCGTTCGCGGTCGGCGCCGACGGTGCGCTGGCCGGCCGTGCGCCCAGCTTCCAAGAAGACCTGTTCATGGTGCAGGCCGAACGCGGGCGCGGCCGCCTGGCGCTGATGGCGCCGGTGGCGCACGAGCGCAGTCCCGAGGCGGAGCTGTGGGATGCGCTGGTGCTGGGCGTGCGCGACTACATCGGCAAGAACGGCTTTCCCGGCGTGCTGCTGGGGTTGTCCGGCGGCATCGACTCAGCGCTGGTGCTGGCCATCGCGGTCGATGCCCTGGGTCGCGACAAGGTGCGCGCGGTGATGATGCCTTCGCCTTACACCGCCGATATCTCCTGGATCGACGCGCGCGACATGGCCGCGCGGCTGGGCGTGCGCTACGACGAGATCTCCATCGCGCCCGAGTTCGAGTCCTTCAAGGCCTCGCTGGCCGGCCAGTTCAAGGGCCTGCCGGAGGACACCACCGAGGAAAACATCCAGGCCCGCATCCGTGGCGTGATCCTGATGGCCCTGTCGAACAAGTTCGGCAGCATCGTGCTGACCACCGGCAACAAGAGCGAGATGGCCACCGGCTACTGCACGCTCTACGGCGACATGGCCGGCGGATTCGCGGTCATCAAGGACGTGCTCAAGACCACGGTGTTCCGGCTGGCGCGCTGGCGCAATGTGCACGACCCCTACGGCACCGGCATCAGCCCGATCCCCGAGCGCATCATCACGCGTCCGCCCAGCGCCGAGTTGCGGCCGGGACAGGTCGACCAGGACAGCCTGCCGCCCTACGAGGTGCTGGACGCCATCCTGGAGCGCTACATGGAGAACGACCAGGGGATCGAGGAGATCATCGCGGCAGGCTTCGACCGCGCCCTGGTGGAGCGCGTAGCCCGCCTGATCCGCATCAACGAGTACAAGCGCCGGCAGGCGCCGGTGGGCATCCGCGTCACCCACCGCAGCTTCGGCAAGGATTGGCGCTACCCCATCACCGGAAAATTCACCGTTTAG
- a CDS encoding GNAT family N-acetyltransferase has product MARVRDKPIDYVIRVLATPREADAAQWNALLADQTSPSPFMRHEYLSAMHDSRSAVPGTGWTPRFLTLWHGNELHGACALYLKDHSYGEYVFDWAWADAYHQHRLPYYPKALVASPFTPVPGTRFLARDDAARHALVGGLLAWCKEQELSSLHVLFAADEDVAACAAAGLMLRHNVQFHWTNRVTHGADASAPPVEGTAARWRDFDGFLASLSQDKRKKIRQERRKVQEAGVRFRWSRGAGVAPQDWDFFYRCYERTYYEHGNAPYLTRDFFRRMARGMPECWLLFIAERAGQPIASSLIALGESGHEKVAYGRYWGALERVDCLHFEACYYQPLAWCIAHGFDRFEGGAQGEHKMARALLPVRTTSAHWLAHPDFADAVEQFLKREGRGIDQYMEHLERRSPFRGGH; this is encoded by the coding sequence ATGGCAAGAGTAAGAGACAAGCCAATTGATTATGTCATCCGGGTTCTCGCCACGCCGCGCGAAGCGGACGCGGCCCAATGGAACGCGCTATTGGCTGATCAAACGTCGCCGAGCCCGTTCATGCGTCATGAGTACCTGTCTGCGATGCACGACAGCAGGAGCGCGGTGCCGGGCACCGGCTGGACGCCGCGCTTCCTCACCCTGTGGCATGGGAACGAACTGCACGGCGCGTGCGCCCTCTACCTGAAGGACCATTCCTACGGCGAGTATGTGTTCGACTGGGCCTGGGCCGACGCCTACCACCAGCACCGGCTGCCCTACTACCCGAAGGCCCTGGTGGCCAGTCCCTTCACGCCGGTGCCGGGCACGCGCTTTCTCGCCCGCGACGACGCGGCGCGGCACGCGCTGGTCGGCGGCCTGCTCGCATGGTGCAAGGAACAGGAGCTGTCGTCGCTGCACGTCCTGTTCGCCGCGGACGAAGACGTGGCGGCCTGCGCAGCCGCCGGGCTGATGCTGCGCCACAACGTGCAGTTCCACTGGACGAACCGGGTCACGCACGGCGCTGACGCATCCGCGCCGCCTGTCGAGGGCACGGCCGCCCGCTGGCGCGACTTCGACGGCTTCCTCGCCAGCCTCTCGCAGGACAAGCGCAAGAAGATCCGCCAGGAGCGGCGCAAGGTGCAGGAGGCCGGTGTGCGCTTCCGCTGGTCGCGCGGCGCGGGCGTCGCACCGCAGGACTGGGACTTCTTCTATCGCTGCTACGAGCGCACCTACTACGAGCACGGCAACGCGCCCTACCTCACGCGCGACTTCTTCCGTCGCATGGCGCGGGGCATGCCCGAATGCTGGCTGCTGTTCATCGCCGAGCGCGCCGGCCAGCCGATCGCGTCGAGCCTGATTGCGCTGGGCGAAAGCGGCCACGAGAAGGTCGCCTACGGGCGCTACTGGGGTGCGCTGGAGCGCGTCGATTGCCTGCACTTCGAGGCCTGCTACTACCAGCCGCTGGCCTGGTGCATCGCGCACGGCTTCGACCGTTTCGAAGGCGGCGCGCAGGGCGAGCACAAGATGGCGCGGGCGCTGCTGCCGGTGCGGACGACCAGCGCGCACTGGCTGGCCCATCCGGACTTCGCCGACGCGGTGGAGCAGTTCCTCAAGCGCGAGGGCCGCGGCATCGACCAGTACATGGAGCACCTGGAGCGGCGCTCGCCGTTTCGCGGCGGCCATTGA